The region GTGAGCGTGGCGATGACGCTGCTCTTCCTGGCCGCCTGCCTGCTGGTGGTGCGCTGGATCTTCAAGACCGGCTACCACCTTAGGACCTGAGAGCCCGCTACACCCGCACAAGCCCGGCGCGGCGGATTTTCGTGCAACGTGCACGGAGACGGGGCGGCCGCCTTCCCCTAGCATTGTCGTTCAGGGAGACCCGAGACGCAAAACCCTGACCCTGGGGAGGTGCGGCGCTTGCCCGGAAAAAGAGGCGGACGAGGAGGTTTCCGGGGCGCGCGCGGGACGCTGGCCCTGCTGCTGGGGCTGGCGGTGGTCGCCGCCGCCTCCTGCGGGGGCGCGGGAGGGGAAGGCAACCCCGGCGGCGAGAGGGGCGGCACGCTCACCGTCTTCGCCGCCTCCTCCCTGACGGACGCCTTCGGCGAGCTCGCCCGGGACTTCGAGAAGCGGCACGAGGGGGTAGAGGTGCGGGCCAGCTACGCGAGCAGCTCGACGCTCGCCACCCAGATCATCCAGGGAGCCCCCGCCGACGTCTTCGCCTCGGCCGACCAGCAACAGATGCAGAACGTCGCCGACGAGGGCCTGCTCTCCGGGAAGCCCCGGGTCTTCGCCCGCAACCGCGAGGTGGTGATAGCGCCCGCGGACAACCCCGCGGGCATCCGGGGCTTCGGGGACCTCTCCAGGCCCGGCATCAGGCTCGTCCTGGCCGCAGAGGAGGTGCCGGCGGCCGAGTACGCCGAGCAGATCCTCCGCAAGGCCTCCGAAGACCCCTCCTACGGCCCCGAGTTCCGCCGGGCCGTCCTCGACAACATCGTCTCGCGCGAGGAGGACGTGAGGGCGGCGGTCAACCGCGTCGTCGCCGGGGACGCCGACGCGACCTTCTGCTACGCCTCGGACGTCACCCCCGACGTCCGGGAGAAGGTGCGGATCATAGAGATCCCCGAGGAGCTGAACGTCGTGGCCACCTACCCGATAGCGGTGGTGAGGGGCGCAAAAGACCCGGGGCTCGCCCGGGAGTGGGTCGAGCTGGTGCTCTCCGGTGAGGGCCAGCGCGTGCTGAGGAAGTGGGGCTTTATGCCGGCCGCCCGGGAGCCTTGAGAAGCGGCAAGCACGACAGGAGGAGCGCCCCCGCCCTCTCCGGTAGAGAGTGGCTCGCCTCCGGGCTGATGGTCGGCGCTTTGGGCCTCCTGGCGGGGTTTGTCGCGGTGCCGATCCTGAGCCTCGTCCTCTGGACCGTGAGGGAGGACTCCTGGCACGCCATGGCCTCCCCAGTCGCCCTGGAGGCCCTGGTGCTGAGCGTAAAGACCACCTCCGCGACCATGGTCCTGCTGGTGCTCGTCGGCACCCCCGCTGCCTACCTGCTGGCCAGAAAGGACTTTCCCGGGGCGCGCGCGCTGAACACCCTGGTGGAGCTCCCGGTGGTCTTGCCCCCCTCGGCGGCGGGAATCGCGCTCCTGCTGGCCTTCGGGCGCTCCGGGCTCCTGGGGGAGAGGCTCTACGCCTTTGGTATAGAGCTGAGCTTCACCACCGTGGCGGTGGTGATGGCGGAGGTCTTCGTGGCGGCCCCCTTCTACGTGCGGCAGGCCGCGACCGGTTTTCTGAGCGTCGACAGGAGCATAGAGGAGGCCGCGCTGGTCGACGGGGCGGACCGGGTCCGGGCGTTCTTCAGCGTGACCGTGCCCCTGGCGTTCCCGGCGCTCGTGGCGGGCGCGATAACCGCTTGGGCGCGGGCGCTGGGCGAGTTCGGCGCGACGATCATCTTCGCGGGCAACTTCCGGGGCATCACGCAGACCATCCCCCTGGCGATCTACTCGGAGTTCCAGAGGAACATCGACGCCGCGGTGGCGCTCTCGGTGCTGGTGCTGGGCTTCGCCTTCACCGTTATACTCGCGGTGCGGCACCTCACGCGCAGGGCCACCGAGCAAAGAGGCTGAGCGGGAGCGCCCCGGGCCGCGGTATGCTTTCTTCCGGAAGACGGCCCGAGCACAAGGAGGAGCGGGATTGGCCGAGAGGCGGGACAGGGACGTGGAGCGGGTCTACTCGACGCAGGAGTTCGTGGCCAAGCTGCGCCGGCTCGCGGACGCGCTGGAGTCCGGGGACCGGTTCGAGATCCAGGTGGCGGGCGAGAGGATCTACGTCCCCGCCCGCGCGGAGTTCAACGTGGAGCACGAGCGGGAGGGGGACGAGGAGGAGCTGGAGTTCCAGCTGAAGTGGAAGAACGGCTGAGGGATCAGCCCTCCCCCCAGAGCTCGATGAGCGGCCCCTCCTCCCCGAAGAGCGGGTCCCGCTCCGGCAGGGGGACCCTCCGGATGTTCTCCAGCGCCCGGGGACGCTCGCCGGGCTCCCCGGTGCACAGATCCCAGGACTGTCCGGCAGGGTAGGCCCCGACGACGAGCAGGTCGCGGCTCGCCCCCCTGTTGCAGTGCCCCACGCCAGCGGGGATGGCCACGGCATCCCCCTCGCGCACCTCCAGCGTGACCCCTCCCTCGCCGCCGAAGGTCACCCGGGCGGCCCCCCGGGCCACCCCGAGCACCTCGTGGGCGGTGCTGTGGTAGTGGTGGTACCCGAAGATCCCGTCGCGCCACATCCCGCCCCAGCCGTTGCTCCGGAAGCGCCCCTCGAAGCCCCCCGCCCCTCCGCCGGGCAGCGCCCCCCTGTAGACGAGCAGCGGCAGCCGGGGGTTGTTGGGGATCCGCCCGTCGTCCCCGAAGCGGTACGAGAGCACCTCTATCCCCCCGAAAGCCCTCGAAGCCATCGCGCAGCCCTCCTCCTTCCGCTACCATACCCCCGCAGCCAACCGGAAAAGCGGGAGGGGGTCTCTGCCACATGCCCTATCTGGAAGGATACCTCCGGGCCGAAGGCGCCGGCGAAGCCGGGCACACCGGCTACGTCTTCGAGATCGAGGTGGACATGTCCGCCGTGGAGAACGCCGGGGAGCTGGTCGGCGAACAGCTCGCCATAACCGGCGACGTGGAGATGGTGGACCTCCCGAGCCGCGGGAAGATCCTGGTCTTCAAGGTGACCTCCGCCGCCACCATAGAAGAGGAGCCCGAAGAGGAGGCGTAGAAAGGGCCGGGGGTGCGCACCCCCGGCCCCGAATCCCCGGCCTTTCCGCAAAAAGACCGGCTTCTCTCGCTCCCGTTCCCTACTTGCGCCGCAGCACGGCGAAGGTCAGGATGCCCGAGCCGAGCAGCAGAGCCGCCGCGGGCAGCAGAACCGCAGGACCACCGCTCGAAGGCAGGCCGCCAGCAGTCCCCTGTCCGGAGACCGTCTGCTCCAGGCCGGTCTGCTCCATCACCGCGGTGTCCTCCTGGGCAAAGGCAGCCGACGCCATGACCATCACGGTCATCAGCGCGGCAACCGCCAACACCAAAACCCGCTTCATTCTCCCTCCTTCTGCGTCCGTTCCGCTCTCAAGCAGCCTACACACTCCTCTCCACGAGAGAAGTGGCAACATTTTACCCACTCCGAACCGAGAAGTCTCCATTATCTTAATGATTTTTAATAAATTTAATATGGATGCAGCATTGCCGGAGGGGGGAAGAGCGGGGGCAGTAGGATTCGAACCTACGGGCGCTCACGCGCCTCCGGTTTTCAAGACCGGCGCATTAGTCCGCTCTGCCATACCCCCGCGCCCTGGTGCGTTCCCTCTCTGGGGGAGATTATACGACGCGGCCGTTGACGGGGGGAGCGGGGCGGGCATAGAATGCAACCGTTGTTTTCAGGGTGAGGGAAAGGAGCGTGTGGAGGTGCCGGGAGCCACGGGCGATACGGCCCTGCGGCGGGAGGACGTCATCCGGGTGCTCGACGGGTGCTACGACCCCTGCTGCGAGGACCGCCGGATAAGCGTGGTGGACATGGGCCTTGTAGAGGGCGTCGAGGTGGGCGGGGGCAGGGTGGGGATCAGGCTGCTCCTCACCAGCGGGTGGTGTCCCTTCGCGGCCCGGCTCATGGAGACGATCCGGGAGCGGGTGGGGAGGCTGCCGGGGGTGGAGGAGGTCGAGGTGGAGGTGGTCTGGGATCCGGTCTGGAGTCCGGAGAGGATGAGCGAGGCGGCGCGGGAGAAGCTCCGGCTCCCCCTGGAGCGGCTCTTGCCGCTGCGCGAGGCACGGCTCGGGAGAGGAGGCGGGCGATGATCGGGAACGACGTGCTGGTCTTCGACGGGGTCGCGCACCCCTTCAACTTCCAGCGGAGCAACTACTTGGGGAGCGCGGGGGAGCTCTTCGCCAACCACCTCTACGCCTTCCACACCGTGCTCACCCCCGAGGACGAGCCCAAGCTCAGCGCCGAGGAGTTTCTGAAGGAGTGGCGGCCCGAGGAGATCCGGCGCATGGTCTACGAGGAGTCCGGCACCGACATGCTGGTCTCCATGCCCCTGCCGCTCACCGACCTCTTCAAGGACGGGCTCTCGGCCTGGGAGCGGTGCGCCGAGCTCGCCGAGCAGGACCCCGACCGCACCGTCTTCTGGGGGACCGTCAACCCGCTGGAGGGGCGGCGGGCGCTGGAGCTGATGGAGGTGCAGGTAAAGGAGTACGGGGCCAGGGCGTTCAAGTTCTACAACGTCCGCTACGACTACGGCGAGCCCTTCCCCTGGCGCATGGACGACCCGCAGGTGGCCTTCCCCATCTACGAGAAGGCGCTCGAGCTCGGGGTCAACCTCATCGGGGTGCACAAGGGCGTGCCCCTGGGGCCGCAGCCCGTCGAGGCCACGCAGACCTGGGACATGGACGGGGCGGCGGCCAACTTCCCCGATATAAACTTCGTCATCTTCCACGTGGGGCTGCCGTTCATCGACGAGACCTGCTGGCAGCTCGTGCGCTACCCGAACCTCTACGCCTCGCTGGCGGCGACCATAAACTTCGTGGTCCGCGCGCCCCGGCAGTTCGCCGAGTGGATCGGCAAGCTCCTGTTCTGGTGCGGGGAGGACAAGATCGTCTACGGCTCCGAGGCCCCCATCTTCCACCCGCGGTGGGCGCTCGAGGCCTTCTGGAACTTCGAGATCCCCGATGACCTCGTCGAGGGCTACGGCTACCCGCAGCTCACCGAGCAGGCGAAGCGCAAGATCCTCGGCGAGAACCTGCTCCGCCTGCACGGCATGGACGTGGAGGAGACCCGCCGCAGACTCGCCGCCTGATCGGGCGGCGAGCCTGCGGGAGAGGGGGAGGCCCCGGGGCCTCCCCCTCTCCCGTTCCCGTCAGCCCGCCGAGGCCTGCCGGCCGAGATCCCTCGCCACGAGCTCCTCCTCCGAGGGCCGGATGTCGAAGTCGAAGATCTCGGTCGGGATGTACAGGGTGGCGCAGGCGTTCGGGATGTCCACCATGCCGGAGAAGCGGGCCTCTATGGGGGCGGCCGAGAGGAGGAGGTAGGCCTGCTCCCGGGTGTAGCCCTGGCGGCTCAGGTAGTCGATGGCGTTCAGGCACGCCCGGCGGTAGGCCAGGGTGGCGTCCATGTAGCGGTTGCTCCCGTCCTCGTCCACCGAGATCCCGATAAACGACAAGAACTCCGAGTAGCGGGGCTCCACGGGGCCCGGCTTGAAGAACGGGGTGTTCATCCCGTACCTCTCCATGCCCCCCTTGATCAGGTCCACCCCGAACTCGATCCACCCGCCCATCTCGATGGCGCCGCAGAAGGAGATCTCCCCGTCCCCCTGCGAGAAGTGCAGGTCCCCCACCGAGAACTTGGCGCCCTCCACGTACACCGGCAGGTAGGCGCGGGCGCCCCGGGAGAGGTTCTTGATGTCCACGTTGCCGCAGTGCTCGCGCGGCGGGACCGTCCGGCAGGCCTCGGCGGCAACCCGCTCGCGCTCGCTCTCGGGCAGCGTGCCGAGCAGCGCGTTCCGGGGCTCCGGAGGCAGCGCCAGCGGCGGAACCCGCTCCGGGTCGGTCTGGATGAGCGCCCGCTCCCGGCGGTTCCACTCGGCCAGAAGCTCGTGAGAGGGGGCGCACCCGAAGAGCCCGGGATGCCCTATGCCCGCAAAGCGAACGCCGGGAACGTGCCGCGAGGTGGCGTAGACACCGTGGAAGTCCCAGATGGCCTTCTGCGCCTCCGGGAAGTGGTCGGTCAGGAAGCCCCCGCCGTTCTCCCGGGCGAAGATGCCCGTGTACCCCCACCCGGCGCCGGCCGCCTCCGCCGGAGCCCCCTTCTCGGGCACGAAGGGCCCGAGGTCCAGGATATCCACCACCAGGATGTCCCCCGGCTCCGCCCCCTCTATCTCGATCGGGCCGGAGAGCACGTGGTTCTTGCTGAGGTCCATGTCCCGGATGTCGTTGGCGTCGTCGGTGTTCTTCACCTGCCCGTCGGTCCACTCCAGACAGTCCATCCGGAAGTCCGACCCCGGACGGACGCTCGCCGCCGCGGGGATCTCCGGGTGCCAGCGGTTGTGCCCGGGCACCTCCTGCTCGAACATGCTCTTCGTGGGGTCCAGGGGAAACACGTTCTCGGCCACCGCATCCTCCTTTCCCGACGGCTCCCCTAACTTCTTCCGAGATTACAATACATTCTCCGGTGCGCCATCGTCGAGAGGGGTGATAGATGCCGTACTACGACTTCCGGTGCGAGGTCTGCGGGGGCTTCGAGGAGCGCCGGTCCCTCTCTGAGCCCTCCGGTGAGGCGACCTGCCCGCGCTGCGGGCGGAAGGCCCGGCGGGTCTTCTCGCCCTTTCACATCTCCGCAGCTCCGGCGGAGGTCCGCAAGGCCCGCCGCCTGGACGAGAGCGGCGCCGAGCCCCGCCGCGTCAGACGCCCTCCGGCGGAGACGGGAGGGGACAACCCCGCCGACCCGCGCCCCGTCCCCGGGCGTCCCTGGCAGATAGGCCACTGAACGGCCCCGTGGCGCGCCGCCCGTGGCTGATGGTCGTGGCGCTCGCGGCCATCGTGAACACCGGCTACGGGACCATCTTCTACGCCTTCAGCGTGCTGCTCGGGGAGGGGGCGGCGGCCGGGGAGTTCAGCCGGACGGCGCTCTCGGCGGCCCTGGGGCTCGGGGTGGTCGTCTCGGGGGCGCTAGCCCCGCTCGTCGGCGCCGTCTGCGACGCGGCGGGCCCGCGCCGGGTGTTTTTCGCCGGGGCGGCGCTCGGTTTCGCCGGGCTCGCCGGCTTCTCCCGCGCCGGGGAGGTCTGGCAGGTGGTCGCCGTCTGGACGCTGCTCCTGGGACCGGCGATGGCCTGCGTCTTCTACGAGCCCGCCTACGTGGCCATAGACCAGTGGTTCGAGCGGTCGCAGGGAACGGCGCTCGGGCTCCTCACCCTCATAGCCGGGCTCTCGGCCACGATCTTCATCCCGCTCACCCAGTGGCTGGTGGACGCCCTGGGGTGGAGGGGCGCGACGCTGAGCCTGGGAGCGGTGCTCCTGACGGTGGCCGGGGGGCTCGCGGCGACCGCCGTTCGGGACCGGCCCGGAGAGCCGGCCCCCTGCACTTGGGCGGGGTCTACCGGGCCCTGCTCGACGGCGCCCGCCAGGCCGACCGGGGCTTCTGGCTGATCACCGCGGCCTTCTTCCTGGCGCTCGCCGCCATGTTCGGGATGCTCTTCCACCAGGTCGCCTACCTGCAGGACCTCGGCTTCCCCCCGCAGGGGGTGGCGGCCGCCGCCGGCGCCGTGGGCCTGGCGAGCCTCCCGGCCCGGTTCCTCCTCCCCGCCCTCTCCGACCTCCTCAGCCCGTGGTGGCTCGCGGCGGCGATCCTGGCGGCGTTGGCGGCCTCGGCCCTGCTGCTCCCGGGAGCCGGGGCGTGGTGGCGGGTCTACGCGTACGTCGGGGTCTTCGGCGCGGCCTTCGGGGCGGTGCTCCCGATGCGCGCGGCGATCATGGCCCGCCGCTTCGGCGGGCCGCGCTACGGCCGGCTGATGGGCCTCCAGCAGCTCTTTCTGGCGCTCGCCACCGCCGCGGGCCCCTTTCTGGGCGGCCTGGTGCGCGACGCCGCGGGCAGCTACACCCCGGCCTGGCTCGCCGCCTCCGCGCTGTGCCTGGCCGCCGTCCCGCTGCTGCTCTACGCCTCCCCGACCCGGCGGCGCTAGACGAAGATGTCCAGCGGCAGCAGGGCGCTCACCAGCAGGTTCGGCACGTCCACCGTCTGGCTGATGCGCAGGTCCACCGCCACGCTGCACAAGGCGTAGGCCTGCCGGCGGTCGAAGCCCCGGGTCTCCAGGTGCCCGATCATGTTCAGCAGCGCGTTGCGGGCGGCCAGCGTGAGATCCTCGCTGTGGTTGGCCCCCTCGCCCTCCACGCAGATGCCGGTGGTGGCGTAGAAACGCCGCGGTACGGCGAGCTCCGGCGCGGTGAAGTAGGTGTCGCGGAAGAACTGCAGGTCCCTTATCCCGCGGCGCTCCGCCTCCCCCTTGCGCAGCCCGAAGCGCACCCGCACCCGCGAGCGCATCTCTATGGCCGTCCCGCAGGCCTCGCAGTCGCCCTGGGCGAAGTGGACGTCCCCCGTGGAGACCAGCGCCCCCTCCGCGTGCACCGGGATCAGCATGGTCGTCCCCGGGGAGAACTGCTTTATGTCTATGTTGCCCGCGTTCTCCCGCGGCGGCACGGTCCTAAGCCCCTCGGAGGCCACCGGCTCCCCGGAGGGCACCGCCCCGGCGGGCTCCGGAGGCAGGGCGAAGCCCCCCGCCTCCGCGGCCTCCGCCTCCCGCTCGGCCGCCCTCCGCCGCAGCTCGGCGCTCGGGGCCACCCCGAAGACCCCGGGATGGGGGTTGTAGCGGATTCGCACGCCCGGCAGCTGCTCGGACTCCGCGTACCCCTCGTGCAGGCGCCAGTGGACGATGTACGGCTCGGGGAAGTGGTCGCGCAGAAAGCCGAAGCCCGGCACCTCCACGGTGTAGCCCCACCCCTCCCAGGGGTCCGCCTCGATGCCCACCAGCTCGACCTCCAGCAGGTCCCCCGGCTCCGCCCCCCTGACGTACACCGGGCCCGTCAGCGGGTGCACCGGCCCCAGGTCCAGCCCCCCGACGTCCCGGTCGGTCGAGCCCGGGCCGAGCTGCCCGTCGAAGGCGTCGCGGGTCTCGTAGACGACCAGGTCCCCCGGCTCCACCTCCAGCACCGGCTCTATGGCCTCGTGCCAGCGGTTGTGCCCGCGCCCGGGCTCCTCCGCGAGCGGCCGCGACGGGTCTATCTCGATGACGTGCTCCCTCACCTGCGTCCCTCCCTGCAAAAAAGCACTCCTCCAAAGCCGACAACGGCCATTCTCACCCATACCGCGGCCCCCGCGCCACCCGGACGACCCGCCGGCTGTGGTATCTTTGGGTTTCTGGGGAGGCCTCCGGAGGGACAGCTTTGGGCAGCGAAGGGGAAACGCCGGACGCCCGGGAGAAGCGGCTCCTGGAGTTCTCGCACGACGCCGTCCTGGCGCGGGACGAGGACGGCAGGATCTCTTTCTGGAACCGCTCCGCCGAGAGGCTCTACGGGTGGAGCAGCTCCGAGGCCCTCGGGCGAAACGCCCGAGAGCTCCTCAAGACCCGCTCCGGGGAGCCGCTCGAGGAGATAGAAGAGCGGGTGCGCAGCGAGGGGGCGTGGGAGGGCGAGCTCCGCCAGCACGCCCGGGACGGGCGTCCGCTCGTCGTGGAGTGCCGGTGGGTGCGCGCCGGGGCCGGCAACATCGTCGAGTTCAGCCGCGACACCGCGGAGCGCCAGAAGGCGGAGGAGTATCGCTCCGTGCTGGAGGCCATAGAGGACGGCTACTTCGAGACCGACCTCGCCGGCAACCTGACCTTCGCCAACCAGGCCCTCGGCCGGATCCTCGGCTACCCCGCCTCGCGGCTGCTCGGGAAGAACAGCCGGCAATACA is a window of Rubrobacter xylanophilus DSM 9941 DNA encoding:
- the modA gene encoding molybdate ABC transporter substrate-binding protein, with product MPGKRGGRGGFRGARGTLALLLGLAVVAAASCGGAGGEGNPGGERGGTLTVFAASSLTDAFGELARDFEKRHEGVEVRASYASSSTLATQIIQGAPADVFASADQQQMQNVADEGLLSGKPRVFARNREVVIAPADNPAGIRGFGDLSRPGIRLVLAAEEVPAAEYAEQILRKASEDPSYGPEFRRAVLDNIVSREEDVRAAVNRVVAGDADATFCYASDVTPDVREKVRIIEIPEELNVVATYPIAVVRGAKDPGLAREWVELVLSGEGQRVLRKWGFMPAAREP
- a CDS encoding ABC transporter permease, whose protein sequence is MRSGKHDRRSAPALSGREWLASGLMVGALGLLAGFVAVPILSLVLWTVREDSWHAMASPVALEALVLSVKTTSATMVLLVLVGTPAAYLLARKDFPGARALNTLVELPVVLPPSAAGIALLLAFGRSGLLGERLYAFGIELSFTTVAVVMAEVFVAAPFYVRQAATGFLSVDRSIEEAALVDGADRVRAFFSVTVPLAFPALVAGAITAWARALGEFGATIIFAGNFRGITQTIPLAIYSEFQRNIDAAVALSVLVLGFAFTVILAVRHLTRRATEQRG
- a CDS encoding amphi-Trp domain-containing protein, whose amino-acid sequence is MAERRDRDVERVYSTQEFVAKLRRLADALESGDRFEIQVAGERIYVPARAEFNVEHEREGDEEELEFQLKWKNG
- a CDS encoding cupin domain-containing protein, with the translated sequence MASRAFGGIEVLSYRFGDDGRIPNNPRLPLLVYRGALPGGGAGGFEGRFRSNGWGGMWRDGIFGYHHYHSTAHEVLGVARGAARVTFGGEGGVTLEVREGDAVAIPAGVGHCNRGASRDLLVVGAYPAGQSWDLCTGEPGERPRALENIRRVPLPERDPLFGEEGPLIELWGEG
- a CDS encoding metal-sulfur cluster assembly factor, with translation MPGATGDTALRREDVIRVLDGCYDPCCEDRRISVVDMGLVEGVEVGGGRVGIRLLLTSGWCPFAARLMETIRERVGRLPGVEEVEVEVVWDPVWSPERMSEAAREKLRLPLERLLPLREARLGRGGGR
- a CDS encoding amidohydrolase family protein, producing the protein MIGNDVLVFDGVAHPFNFQRSNYLGSAGELFANHLYAFHTVLTPEDEPKLSAEEFLKEWRPEEIRRMVYEESGTDMLVSMPLPLTDLFKDGLSAWERCAELAEQDPDRTVFWGTVNPLEGRRALELMEVQVKEYGARAFKFYNVRYDYGEPFPWRMDDPQVAFPIYEKALELGVNLIGVHKGVPLGPQPVEATQTWDMDGAAANFPDINFVIFHVGLPFIDETCWQLVRYPNLYASLAATINFVVRAPRQFAEWIGKLLFWCGEDKIVYGSEAPIFHPRWALEAFWNFEIPDDLVEGYGYPQLTEQAKRKILGENLLRLHGMDVEETRRRLAA
- the fmdA gene encoding formamidase, producing MAENVFPLDPTKSMFEQEVPGHNRWHPEIPAAASVRPGSDFRMDCLEWTDGQVKNTDDANDIRDMDLSKNHVLSGPIEIEGAEPGDILVVDILDLGPFVPEKGAPAEAAGAGWGYTGIFARENGGGFLTDHFPEAQKAIWDFHGVYATSRHVPGVRFAGIGHPGLFGCAPSHELLAEWNRRERALIQTDPERVPPLALPPEPRNALLGTLPESERERVAAEACRTVPPREHCGNVDIKNLSRGARAYLPVYVEGAKFSVGDLHFSQGDGEISFCGAIEMGGWIEFGVDLIKGGMERYGMNTPFFKPGPVEPRYSEFLSFIGISVDEDGSNRYMDATLAYRRACLNAIDYLSRQGYTREQAYLLLSAAPIEARFSGMVDIPNACATLYIPTEIFDFDIRPSEEELVARDLGRQASAG
- a CDS encoding FmdB family zinc ribbon protein, with the protein product MPYYDFRCEVCGGFEERRSLSEPSGEATCPRCGRKARRVFSPFHISAAPAEVRKARRLDESGAEPRRVRRPPAETGGDNPADPRPVPGRPWQIGH
- a CDS encoding MFS transporter → MARRPWLMVVALAAIVNTGYGTIFYAFSVLLGEGAAAGEFSRTALSAALGLGVVVSGALAPLVGAVCDAAGPRRVFFAGAALGFAGLAGFSRAGEVWQVVAVWTLLLGPAMACVFYEPAYVAIDQWFERSQGTALGLLTLIAGLSATIFIPLTQWLVDALGWRGATLSLGAVLLTVAGGLAATAVRDRPGEPAPCTWAGSTGPCSTAPARPTGASG
- a CDS encoding MFS transporter, whose amino-acid sequence is MGGVYRALLDGARQADRGFWLITAAFFLALAAMFGMLFHQVAYLQDLGFPPQGVAAAAGAVGLASLPARFLLPALSDLLSPWWLAAAILAALAASALLLPGAGAWWRVYAYVGVFGAAFGAVLPMRAAIMARRFGGPRYGRLMGLQQLFLALATAAGPFLGGLVRDAAGSYTPAWLAASALCLAAVPLLLYASPTRRR
- a CDS encoding acetamidase/formamidase family protein — its product is MGENGRCRLWRSAFLQGGTQVREHVIEIDPSRPLAEEPGRGHNRWHEAIEPVLEVEPGDLVVYETRDAFDGQLGPGSTDRDVGGLDLGPVHPLTGPVYVRGAEPGDLLEVELVGIEADPWEGWGYTVEVPGFGFLRDHFPEPYIVHWRLHEGYAESEQLPGVRIRYNPHPGVFGVAPSAELRRRAAEREAEAAEAGGFALPPEPAGAVPSGEPVASEGLRTVPPRENAGNIDIKQFSPGTTMLIPVHAEGALVSTGDVHFAQGDCEACGTAIEMRSRVRVRFGLRKGEAERRGIRDLQFFRDTYFTAPELAVPRRFYATTGICVEGEGANHSEDLTLAARNALLNMIGHLETRGFDRRQAYALCSVAVDLRISQTVDVPNLLVSALLPLDIFV